From a single Metopolophium dirhodum isolate CAU chromosome 6, ASM1992520v1, whole genome shotgun sequence genomic region:
- the LOC132946486 gene encoding E3 SUMO-protein ligase PIAS2-like, translating to MMTNHDEGYKNMLASFRTNDLQTLLGAFGRNKSGRKSDLKDRALELLRTRPTGFNHAAYVSKIYEIYRSMQTDLPNNNDIMMRSLLQTQQRQMMTMGQIQAPQQRMYQPPPQYPQQPMHMTRAGLPQVMPQIQRGINYSNSIGANTMANNNIQYISGSYQPSVPRSITSSHLSSNQQMNVGSQDPLGYDMKGMPGVNNSFTPSPETIAQIKFKKLPFYEVIDEVLQPTFLAGTDKCTLQNVPRGMKETQLKFFVSLENVNLVAMNRDVSPGKNDYIYQFQIRISQLVEPMTNEVTDFMPLGLQIRFGAKACPLPPTAPNTRPGAESRRSPRPINCTQLIKLSPITPNVININWTPDGKNYVMSIYLVKRLTSETLIQRLRDKGGRSSEQTKNYIIKKLADVDPDLATTSYRFSLVCPLGKIRMKMPAKSIHCDHLQCFDAHTFILMNEKKPTWMCPTCNKPCLYDDIQIENYFLNVVSSPNLKDSSKEIEILADGTWIVYEEKKETKTANSTPDAKLKPIDSVDLDSDEEKSFDMNVEHPETETVKHQENENLCFVDLTLSDNEEEPPKEKDKQENEAQAANAIQPVTVVDLKPQAQVQPQQAVTSSEQGVVIEIDSPSPPSSPIPTTEAP from the exons ATGATGACCAACCATGATGaaggttataaaaatatgctgGCTAGTTTCCGGACTAACGACCTGCAAACATTATTGGGAGCTTTTGGTCGAAATAAATCAGGACGAAAATCTGACTTAAAAGATAGGGCACTTGAATTATTAAGAACTAGACCAACTGGCTTTAACCATGCGGCATATGtatcaaaaatatatgaaatatatcgTTCCATGCAAACAGATTTgcctaataataatgatattatgatgcGCAGCTTATTACAAACCCAACAGAGACAAATGATGACCATGGGGCAGATACAGGCTCCACAACAAAGAATGTACCAACCACCACCACAATATCCTCAACAGCCAATGCATATGACCCGAGCTGGGTTACCACAGGTTATGCCCCAAATTCAAAGAGgcattaattatagtaattccATTGGAGCAAATACTATGGCTAACAATAACATTCAATATATATCGGGCAGTTATCAGCCTTCTGTACCTCGTTCTATTACATCATCTCATTTGTCCTCAAATCAACAAATGAATGTGGGGTCACAAGATCCATTGGGATATGATATGAAAGGAATGCCAGGTGTAAATAATTCTTTTACTCCATCTCCTGAAACTATAGCCCAAATCAAGTtcaaaaaattaccattttatgAGGTAATTGACGAGGTTCTTCAGCCGACTTTTCTAGCTGGCACTGACAAGTGCACATTACAGAACGTTCCTAGAG gtatgaaAGAAacgcaattaaaattttttgtgtCACTTGAGAATGTCAATCTTGTTGCCATGAATCGTGATGTTTCCCCaggaaaaaatgattatatttatcaattccAGATTCGAATTAGTCAGTTAGTGGAACCTATGACTAATGAGGTAACAGATTTTATGCCTCTTGGACTACAAATCCGGTTTGGTGCGAAAGCATGTCCATTACCACCTACTGCTCCTAATACTCGGCCAGGAGCTGAATCCAGACGATCTCCAAGACCTATAAATTGCACTCAACTTATCAAACTTTCTCCAATCACTCCCAACGTGATCAATATCAATTGGACTCCTGATGGAAAAAATTACGTTATGTCTATTTATCTGGTAAAAAGATTAACTTCAGAAACCTTGATACAAAGACTTCGAGATAAAGGAGGTAGGAGTTCAGAACAGAccaaaaactatataattaaaaaattagcaGATGTGGATCCAGATTTGGCCACCACATCGTATCGATTTTCCTTGGTGTGCCCATTGGGTAAAATCAGAATGAAAATGCCTGCCAAATCTATCCATTGTGATCATTTACAATGTTTTGATGCTCACACATTTATATTGATGAACGAAAAAAAGCCTACTTGGATGTGCCCTACATGCAATAAGCCCTGTTTGTATGATGACATACAAatagaaaactattttttgaaTGTTGTGTCTAGCCCAAATTTAAAAGACAGTAGTAAGGAAATTGAAATTTTAGCTGATGGCACATGGATAGTTTATGAAGAAAAGAAAGAGACGAAAACCGCAAATAGTACTCCTGATGCAAAATTAAAACCTATTGATTCTGTGGATTTAGATAGCGACGAAGAAAAATCCTTTGATATGAATGTAGAACACCCTGAAACTGAAACTGTCAAACACCAAGAAAATGAAAACTTATGCTTTGTTGATTTGACATTAAGTGACAATGAAGAAGAACCACCAAAAGAAAAAGATAAACAGGAAAATGAGGCACAGGCCGCTAATGCTATACAACCAGTTACTGTAGTTGATTTAAAACCACAAGCTCAAGTACAGCCGCAACAAGCTGTTACCAGTTCTGAGCAAGGAGTAGTAATCGAAATTGACAGTCCATCCCCTCCTTCAAGTCCTATTCCTACAACTGAAGCcccataa